The proteins below are encoded in one region of Ursus arctos isolate Adak ecotype North America unplaced genomic scaffold, UrsArc2.0 scaffold_24, whole genome shotgun sequence:
- the MPP2 gene encoding MAGUK p55 subfamily member 2 isoform X1, translating into MPVAATNSESAMQQVLDNLGSLPNATGAAELDLIFLRGIMESPIVRSLAKAHERLEETKLEAVRDNNLELVQEILRDLAQLAEQSSTAAELARILQEPHFQSLLETHDSVASKTYETPPPSPGLDPTFSNQPVPPDAVRMVGIRKTAGEHLGVTFRVEGGELVIARILHGGMVAQQGLLHVGDIIKEVNGQPVGSDPRALQELLRSASGSVILKILPSYQEPHLPRQVFVKCHFDYDPARDSLIPCKEAGLRFNAGDLLQIVNQDDANWWQACHVEGGSAGLIPSQLLEEKRKAFVKRDLELTPTSGTLCGSLSGKKKKRMMYLTTKNAEFDRHELLIYEEVARMPPFRRKTLVLIGAQGVGRRSLKNKLIMWDPDRYGTTVPYTSRRPKDSEREGQGYSFVSRGEMEADIRAGRYLEHGEYEGNLYGTRIDSIRGVVAAGKVCVLDVNPQAVKVLRTAEFVPYVVFIEAPDFETLRAMNRAALESGVSTKQLTEADLRRTVEESSRIQSGYGHYFDLSLVNTNLERTFRELQAAMEKLRTQPQWVPVSWVY; encoded by the exons gcccacgAGCGGCTGGAGGAGACCAAGCTGGAGGCCGTGCGGGACAACAACCTGGAGCTGGTGCAGGAGATCCTCCGTGACCTGGCCCAGCTGGCAGAGCAGAGCAGCACGGCCGCCGAGCTGGCCCGCATCCTCCAGGAGCCCCACTTCCAG TCCCTCCTGGAGACACACGACTCTGTGGCCTCAAAGACCTATGAGAcaccaccccccagccctggcctggacCCCACCTTCAGCAACCAGCCGGTGCCTCCCGACGCAGTGCGCATGGTGGGCATCCGCAAGACCGCTGGAGAGCATCTG GGCGTGACGTTCCGTGTGGAGGGCGGCGAGCTGGTGATCGCGCGCATTCTGCACGGGGGCATGGTGGCCCAGCAAGGCCTACTCCACGTGGGCGACATCATCAAGGAGGTGAACGGGCAGCCGGTGGGCAGCGACCCCCGCGCGCTGCAGGAGCTCCTGCGCAGCGCCAGCGGCAGCGTCATCCTCAAGATCCTGCCCAGCTACCAGGAGCCCCATCTGCCCCGCCAG GTATTTGTGAAATGCCACTTTGACTATGACCCTGCGAGGGACAGCCTCATCCCCTGCAAGGAAGCGGGCCTGCGCTTCAATGCTGGGGACTTACTGCAGATCGTAAACCAGGACGACGCTAACTGGTGGCAG GCATGCCATGTGGAAGGGGGCAGCGCCGGGCTCATCCCCAGCCAGCTGCTGGAGGAGAAGCGGAAAGCCTTTGTCAAACGCGACCTGGAGCTGACACCCACTTCAG GGACCCTGTGTGGCAgcctttcaggaaagaaaaagaagcgaATGATGTATTTGACTACCAAGAACGCAG AGTTTGACCGCCATGAGCTGCTCATTTACGAGGAGGTGGCCCGCATGCCCCCCTTCCGCCGGAAAACCCTGGTGCTGAtcggagcccagggcgtgggccgGCGCAGCCTGAAGAACAAGCTCATCATGTGGGATCCAGACCGATACGGCACCACGGTGCCCT ACACGTCCCGGCGGCCCAAGGACTCAGAGCGGGAAGGCCAGGGCTATAGCTTTGTGTCCCGCGGGGAGATGGAGGCTGACATCCGTGCGGGGCGCTACCTGGAACATGGCGAATACGAGGGCAACCTGTATGGCACACGAATCGACTCCATCCGGGGCGTGGTCGCCGCCGGCAAGGTGTGCGTGCTGGATGTCAACCCCCAG GCAGTGAAAGTGCTGAGAACAGCTGAGTTTGTCCCTTACGTGGTGTTCATCGAGGCCCCTGACTTTGAGACCCTACGGGCCATGAACCGGGCTGCCCTGGAGAGTGGGGTGTCCACCAAGCAGCTCACG GAGGCAGACCTGAGGAGGACCGTGGAGGAGAGCAGCCGCATCCAGAGCGGCTACGGGCACTACTTCGACCTCAGCCTGGTCAACACCAACCTGGAGAGGACCTTTCGTGAGCTCCAGGCTGCCATGGAGAAGCTGCGGACGCAGCCCCAGTGGGTGCCCGTCAGCTGGGTGTACTGA
- the CD300LG gene encoding CMRF35-like molecule 9 isoform X2 has protein sequence MWPLVLLWGCLLLPGYAAMVGPKEISGFEGDTVSLQCTYKEELRTRQKYWCRESGLILSRCSGTVYAREDGEETMEGRVSIRDSPQTLTLHVTLRKLTLKDTGKYFCGVSKLGLDDSFLVSLLVFPGPCCPPSPTPSFQPLTTRSLQPRAKAWQTQPPALTSPSLHHTVTTAKQGKTGAEAAPSTGTSLYGHVGTSPDTGTSPYAGTSPHEATSPHAGTSHPSTQLDTTSAKDTQLSPSSSSSVSRVSIPMIRILAPVLVLLALLLAAGLIALGSYLLRWRKEAQLAAKTQRNEKVHLSHLTSEENEAPSQDPEEDMITGPPLHMSGEELSFSKFISV, from the exons ATGTGGCCCCTGgtcctgctgtggggctgccTCTTGCTCCCAG GTTATGCAGCCATGGTGGGCCCTAAGGAGATCAGTGGGTTTGAAGGTGACACGGTGTCCCTGCAGTGCACCTACAAGGAGGAGCTGAGGACACGTCAGAAATACTGGTGCAGGGAGAGTGGGCTCATCCTGTCCCGCTGCTCGGGCACTGTCTATGCGAGAGAAGATGGCGAGGAGACGATGGAGGGCAGGGTGTCCATCCGCGACAGCCCCCAGACGCTCACACTGCACGTGACCCTGAGGAAGCTGACCCTGAAGGACACCGGGAAGTACTTCTGTGGGGTCTCCAAACTGGGCCTAGATGACTCTTTCCTGGTCTCTCTGCTTGTCTTTCCAG GTCCCTGctgtcctccttcccccactccctccttccaGCCTCTTACTACAAGGAGCCTCCAGCCCAGGGCAAAAGCTTGGCAAACTCAGCCCCCAGCATTAA CTTCTCCTAGTCTCCACCACACAGTCACCACAGCCAAGCAGGGGAAGACAGGGGCCGAGGCCGCTCCGTCCACAGGGACCTCCCTGTACGGGCACGTGGGAACCTCCCCAGACACAGGAACCTCTCCGTACGCAGGGACCTCTCCTCATGAAGCAACCTCTCCTCATGCAGGGACCTCCCACCCATCCACACAGCTGGACACCACCTCCGCGAAGGACACCCAGCTgtcccccagcagcagcagctccgtGTCCAG GGTCTCCATCCCAATGATCCGCATCTTGGCCCCGGTCCTGGTGCTGCTGGCCCTCCTCCTGGCCGCAGGCCTGATTGCCCTCGGCAGCTATCTGCTCCGctggaggaaggaag CTCAACTGGCCGCAAAGACACAGAGGAACGAGAAGGTCCACCTCTCACACTTG ACTTCAGAGGAAAATGAAGCCCCTTCCCAGGACCCGGAGGAGGACATGATCACAGGGCCTCCCCTCCACATGTCTGGGGAGGAGCTCAGCTTCTCAAAGTTCATCTCAGTCTAG
- the CD300LG gene encoding CMRF35-like molecule 9 isoform X9 — MWPLVLLWGCLLLPGYAAMVGPKEISGFEGDTVSLQCTYKEELRTRQKYWCRESGLILSRCSGTVYAREDGEETMEGRVSIRDSPQTLTLHVTLRKLTLKDTGKYFCGVSKLGLDDSFLVSLLVFPGTSHPSTQLDTTSAKDTQLSPSSSSSVSRVSIPMIRILAPVLVLLALLLAAGLIALGSYLLRWRKEAQLAAKTQRNEKVHLSHLTSEENEAPSQDPEEDMITGPPLHMSGEELSFSKFISV, encoded by the exons ATGTGGCCCCTGgtcctgctgtggggctgccTCTTGCTCCCAG GTTATGCAGCCATGGTGGGCCCTAAGGAGATCAGTGGGTTTGAAGGTGACACGGTGTCCCTGCAGTGCACCTACAAGGAGGAGCTGAGGACACGTCAGAAATACTGGTGCAGGGAGAGTGGGCTCATCCTGTCCCGCTGCTCGGGCACTGTCTATGCGAGAGAAGATGGCGAGGAGACGATGGAGGGCAGGGTGTCCATCCGCGACAGCCCCCAGACGCTCACACTGCACGTGACCCTGAGGAAGCTGACCCTGAAGGACACCGGGAAGTACTTCTGTGGGGTCTCCAAACTGGGCCTAGATGACTCTTTCCTGGTCTCTCTGCTTGTCTTTCCAG GGACCTCCCACCCATCCACACAGCTGGACACCACCTCCGCGAAGGACACCCAGCTgtcccccagcagcagcagctccgtGTCCAG GGTCTCCATCCCAATGATCCGCATCTTGGCCCCGGTCCTGGTGCTGCTGGCCCTCCTCCTGGCCGCAGGCCTGATTGCCCTCGGCAGCTATCTGCTCCGctggaggaaggaag CTCAACTGGCCGCAAAGACACAGAGGAACGAGAAGGTCCACCTCTCACACTTG ACTTCAGAGGAAAATGAAGCCCCTTCCCAGGACCCGGAGGAGGACATGATCACAGGGCCTCCCCTCCACATGTCTGGGGAGGAGCTCAGCTTCTCAAAGTTCATCTCAGTCTAG
- the CD300LG gene encoding CMRF35-like molecule 9 isoform X3, with amino-acid sequence MWPLVLLWGCLLLPGYAAMVGPKEISGFEGDTVSLQCTYKEELRTRQKYWCRESGLILSRCSGTVYAREDGEETMEGRVSIRDSPQTLTLHVTLRKLTLKDTGKYFCGVSKLGLDDSFLVSLLVFPASPSLHHTVTTAKQGKTGAEAAPSTGTSLYGHVGTSPDTGTSPYAGTSPHEATSPHAGTSHPSTQLDTTSAKDTQLSPSSSSSVSRVSIPMIRILAPVLVLLALLLAAGLIALGSYLLRWRKEAQLAAKTQRNEKVHLSHLPLEYTVIKLAGPPGPHASPSPCTETQCLSQTSEENEAPSQDPEEDMITGPPLHMSGEELSFSKFISV; translated from the exons ATGTGGCCCCTGgtcctgctgtggggctgccTCTTGCTCCCAG GTTATGCAGCCATGGTGGGCCCTAAGGAGATCAGTGGGTTTGAAGGTGACACGGTGTCCCTGCAGTGCACCTACAAGGAGGAGCTGAGGACACGTCAGAAATACTGGTGCAGGGAGAGTGGGCTCATCCTGTCCCGCTGCTCGGGCACTGTCTATGCGAGAGAAGATGGCGAGGAGACGATGGAGGGCAGGGTGTCCATCCGCGACAGCCCCCAGACGCTCACACTGCACGTGACCCTGAGGAAGCTGACCCTGAAGGACACCGGGAAGTACTTCTGTGGGGTCTCCAAACTGGGCCTAGATGACTCTTTCCTGGTCTCTCTGCTTGTCTTTCCAG CTTCTCCTAGTCTCCACCACACAGTCACCACAGCCAAGCAGGGGAAGACAGGGGCCGAGGCCGCTCCGTCCACAGGGACCTCCCTGTACGGGCACGTGGGAACCTCCCCAGACACAGGAACCTCTCCGTACGCAGGGACCTCTCCTCATGAAGCAACCTCTCCTCATGCAGGGACCTCCCACCCATCCACACAGCTGGACACCACCTCCGCGAAGGACACCCAGCTgtcccccagcagcagcagctccgtGTCCAG GGTCTCCATCCCAATGATCCGCATCTTGGCCCCGGTCCTGGTGCTGCTGGCCCTCCTCCTGGCCGCAGGCCTGATTGCCCTCGGCAGCTATCTGCTCCGctggaggaaggaag CTCAACTGGCCGCAAAGACACAGAGGAACGAGAAGGTCCACCTCTCACACTTG CCGCTGGAGTACACGGTGATCAAGCTCGCAGGGCCCCCTGGGCCTCacgccagccccagcccctgcacaGAAACCCAGTGCCTCAGCCAG ACTTCAGAGGAAAATGAAGCCCCTTCCCAGGACCCGGAGGAGGACATGATCACAGGGCCTCCCCTCCACATGTCTGGGGAGGAGCTCAGCTTCTCAAAGTTCATCTCAGTCTAG
- the CD300LG gene encoding CMRF35-like molecule 9 isoform X7 — MWPLVLLWGCLLLPGYAAMVGPKEISGFEGDTVSLQCTYKEELRTRQKYWCRESGLILSRCSGTVYAREDGEETMEGRVSIRDSPQTLTLHVTLRKLTLKDTGKYFCGVSKLGLDDSFLVSLLVFPASPSLHHTVTTAKQGKTGAEAAPSTGTSLYGHVGTSPDTGTSPYAGTSPHEATSPHAGTSHPSTQLDTTSAKDTQLSPSSSSSVSRVSIPMIRILAPVLVLLALLLAAGLIALGSYLLRWRKEAQLAAKTQRNEKVHLSHLTSEENEAPSQDPEEDMITGPPLHMSGEELSFSKFISV; from the exons ATGTGGCCCCTGgtcctgctgtggggctgccTCTTGCTCCCAG GTTATGCAGCCATGGTGGGCCCTAAGGAGATCAGTGGGTTTGAAGGTGACACGGTGTCCCTGCAGTGCACCTACAAGGAGGAGCTGAGGACACGTCAGAAATACTGGTGCAGGGAGAGTGGGCTCATCCTGTCCCGCTGCTCGGGCACTGTCTATGCGAGAGAAGATGGCGAGGAGACGATGGAGGGCAGGGTGTCCATCCGCGACAGCCCCCAGACGCTCACACTGCACGTGACCCTGAGGAAGCTGACCCTGAAGGACACCGGGAAGTACTTCTGTGGGGTCTCCAAACTGGGCCTAGATGACTCTTTCCTGGTCTCTCTGCTTGTCTTTCCAG CTTCTCCTAGTCTCCACCACACAGTCACCACAGCCAAGCAGGGGAAGACAGGGGCCGAGGCCGCTCCGTCCACAGGGACCTCCCTGTACGGGCACGTGGGAACCTCCCCAGACACAGGAACCTCTCCGTACGCAGGGACCTCTCCTCATGAAGCAACCTCTCCTCATGCAGGGACCTCCCACCCATCCACACAGCTGGACACCACCTCCGCGAAGGACACCCAGCTgtcccccagcagcagcagctccgtGTCCAG GGTCTCCATCCCAATGATCCGCATCTTGGCCCCGGTCCTGGTGCTGCTGGCCCTCCTCCTGGCCGCAGGCCTGATTGCCCTCGGCAGCTATCTGCTCCGctggaggaaggaag CTCAACTGGCCGCAAAGACACAGAGGAACGAGAAGGTCCACCTCTCACACTTG ACTTCAGAGGAAAATGAAGCCCCTTCCCAGGACCCGGAGGAGGACATGATCACAGGGCCTCCCCTCCACATGTCTGGGGAGGAGCTCAGCTTCTCAAAGTTCATCTCAGTCTAG
- the CD300LG gene encoding CMRF35-like molecule 9 isoform X4 — protein sequence MWPLVLLWGCLLLPGYAAMVGPKEISGFEGDTVSLQCTYKEELRTRQKYWCRESGLILSRCSGTVYAREDGEETMEGRVSIRDSPQTLTLHVTLRKLTLKDTGKYFCGVSKLGLDDSFLVSLLVFPGPCCPPSPTPSFQPLTTRSLQPRAKAWQTQPPALRTSPHEATSPHAGTSHPSTQLDTTSAKDTQLSPSSSSSVSRVSIPMIRILAPVLVLLALLLAAGLIALGSYLLRWRKEAQLAAKTQRNEKVHLSHLPLEYTVIKLAGPPGPHASPSPCTETQCLSQTSEENEAPSQDPEEDMITGPPLHMSGEELSFSKFISV from the exons ATGTGGCCCCTGgtcctgctgtggggctgccTCTTGCTCCCAG GTTATGCAGCCATGGTGGGCCCTAAGGAGATCAGTGGGTTTGAAGGTGACACGGTGTCCCTGCAGTGCACCTACAAGGAGGAGCTGAGGACACGTCAGAAATACTGGTGCAGGGAGAGTGGGCTCATCCTGTCCCGCTGCTCGGGCACTGTCTATGCGAGAGAAGATGGCGAGGAGACGATGGAGGGCAGGGTGTCCATCCGCGACAGCCCCCAGACGCTCACACTGCACGTGACCCTGAGGAAGCTGACCCTGAAGGACACCGGGAAGTACTTCTGTGGGGTCTCCAAACTGGGCCTAGATGACTCTTTCCTGGTCTCTCTGCTTGTCTTTCCAG GTCCCTGctgtcctccttcccccactccctccttccaGCCTCTTACTACAAGGAGCCTCCAGCCCAGGGCAAAAGCTTGGCAAACTCAGCCCCCAGCATTAA GGACCTCTCCTCATGAAGCAACCTCTCCTCATGCAGGGACCTCCCACCCATCCACACAGCTGGACACCACCTCCGCGAAGGACACCCAGCTgtcccccagcagcagcagctccgtGTCCAG GGTCTCCATCCCAATGATCCGCATCTTGGCCCCGGTCCTGGTGCTGCTGGCCCTCCTCCTGGCCGCAGGCCTGATTGCCCTCGGCAGCTATCTGCTCCGctggaggaaggaag CTCAACTGGCCGCAAAGACACAGAGGAACGAGAAGGTCCACCTCTCACACTTG CCGCTGGAGTACACGGTGATCAAGCTCGCAGGGCCCCCTGGGCCTCacgccagccccagcccctgcacaGAAACCCAGTGCCTCAGCCAG ACTTCAGAGGAAAATGAAGCCCCTTCCCAGGACCCGGAGGAGGACATGATCACAGGGCCTCCCCTCCACATGTCTGGGGAGGAGCTCAGCTTCTCAAAGTTCATCTCAGTCTAG
- the CD300LG gene encoding CMRF35-like molecule 9 isoform X5, whose amino-acid sequence MWPLVLLWGCLLLPGYAAMVGPKEISGFEGDTVSLQCTYKEELRTRQKYWCRESGLILSRCSGTVYAREDGEETMEGRVSIRDSPQTLTLHVTLRKLTLKDTGKYFCGVSKLGLDDSFLVSLLVFPGPCCPPSPTPSFQPLTTRSLQPRAKAWQTQPPALRTSHPSTQLDTTSAKDTQLSPSSSSSVSRVSIPMIRILAPVLVLLALLLAAGLIALGSYLLRWRKEAQLAAKTQRNEKVHLSHLPLEYTVIKLAGPPGPHASPSPCTETQCLSQTSEENEAPSQDPEEDMITGPPLHMSGEELSFSKFISV is encoded by the exons ATGTGGCCCCTGgtcctgctgtggggctgccTCTTGCTCCCAG GTTATGCAGCCATGGTGGGCCCTAAGGAGATCAGTGGGTTTGAAGGTGACACGGTGTCCCTGCAGTGCACCTACAAGGAGGAGCTGAGGACACGTCAGAAATACTGGTGCAGGGAGAGTGGGCTCATCCTGTCCCGCTGCTCGGGCACTGTCTATGCGAGAGAAGATGGCGAGGAGACGATGGAGGGCAGGGTGTCCATCCGCGACAGCCCCCAGACGCTCACACTGCACGTGACCCTGAGGAAGCTGACCCTGAAGGACACCGGGAAGTACTTCTGTGGGGTCTCCAAACTGGGCCTAGATGACTCTTTCCTGGTCTCTCTGCTTGTCTTTCCAG GTCCCTGctgtcctccttcccccactccctccttccaGCCTCTTACTACAAGGAGCCTCCAGCCCAGGGCAAAAGCTTGGCAAACTCAGCCCCCAGCATTAA GGACCTCCCACCCATCCACACAGCTGGACACCACCTCCGCGAAGGACACCCAGCTgtcccccagcagcagcagctccgtGTCCAG GGTCTCCATCCCAATGATCCGCATCTTGGCCCCGGTCCTGGTGCTGCTGGCCCTCCTCCTGGCCGCAGGCCTGATTGCCCTCGGCAGCTATCTGCTCCGctggaggaaggaag CTCAACTGGCCGCAAAGACACAGAGGAACGAGAAGGTCCACCTCTCACACTTG CCGCTGGAGTACACGGTGATCAAGCTCGCAGGGCCCCCTGGGCCTCacgccagccccagcccctgcacaGAAACCCAGTGCCTCAGCCAG ACTTCAGAGGAAAATGAAGCCCCTTCCCAGGACCCGGAGGAGGACATGATCACAGGGCCTCCCCTCCACATGTCTGGGGAGGAGCTCAGCTTCTCAAAGTTCATCTCAGTCTAG
- the CD300LG gene encoding CMRF35-like molecule 9 isoform X1, producing the protein MWPLVLLWGCLLLPGYAAMVGPKEISGFEGDTVSLQCTYKEELRTRQKYWCRESGLILSRCSGTVYAREDGEETMEGRVSIRDSPQTLTLHVTLRKLTLKDTGKYFCGVSKLGLDDSFLVSLLVFPGPCCPPSPTPSFQPLTTRSLQPRAKAWQTQPPALTSPSLHHTVTTAKQGKTGAEAAPSTGTSLYGHVGTSPDTGTSPYAGTSPHEATSPHAGTSHPSTQLDTTSAKDTQLSPSSSSSVSRVSIPMIRILAPVLVLLALLLAAGLIALGSYLLRWRKEAQLAAKTQRNEKVHLSHLPLEYTVIKLAGPPGPHASPSPCTETQCLSQTSEENEAPSQDPEEDMITGPPLHMSGEELSFSKFISV; encoded by the exons ATGTGGCCCCTGgtcctgctgtggggctgccTCTTGCTCCCAG GTTATGCAGCCATGGTGGGCCCTAAGGAGATCAGTGGGTTTGAAGGTGACACGGTGTCCCTGCAGTGCACCTACAAGGAGGAGCTGAGGACACGTCAGAAATACTGGTGCAGGGAGAGTGGGCTCATCCTGTCCCGCTGCTCGGGCACTGTCTATGCGAGAGAAGATGGCGAGGAGACGATGGAGGGCAGGGTGTCCATCCGCGACAGCCCCCAGACGCTCACACTGCACGTGACCCTGAGGAAGCTGACCCTGAAGGACACCGGGAAGTACTTCTGTGGGGTCTCCAAACTGGGCCTAGATGACTCTTTCCTGGTCTCTCTGCTTGTCTTTCCAG GTCCCTGctgtcctccttcccccactccctccttccaGCCTCTTACTACAAGGAGCCTCCAGCCCAGGGCAAAAGCTTGGCAAACTCAGCCCCCAGCATTAA CTTCTCCTAGTCTCCACCACACAGTCACCACAGCCAAGCAGGGGAAGACAGGGGCCGAGGCCGCTCCGTCCACAGGGACCTCCCTGTACGGGCACGTGGGAACCTCCCCAGACACAGGAACCTCTCCGTACGCAGGGACCTCTCCTCATGAAGCAACCTCTCCTCATGCAGGGACCTCCCACCCATCCACACAGCTGGACACCACCTCCGCGAAGGACACCCAGCTgtcccccagcagcagcagctccgtGTCCAG GGTCTCCATCCCAATGATCCGCATCTTGGCCCCGGTCCTGGTGCTGCTGGCCCTCCTCCTGGCCGCAGGCCTGATTGCCCTCGGCAGCTATCTGCTCCGctggaggaaggaag CTCAACTGGCCGCAAAGACACAGAGGAACGAGAAGGTCCACCTCTCACACTTG CCGCTGGAGTACACGGTGATCAAGCTCGCAGGGCCCCCTGGGCCTCacgccagccccagcccctgcacaGAAACCCAGTGCCTCAGCCAG ACTTCAGAGGAAAATGAAGCCCCTTCCCAGGACCCGGAGGAGGACATGATCACAGGGCCTCCCCTCCACATGTCTGGGGAGGAGCTCAGCTTCTCAAAGTTCATCTCAGTCTAG
- the CD300LG gene encoding CMRF35-like molecule 9 isoform X8, with protein MWPLVLLWGCLLLPGYAAMVGPKEISGFEGDTVSLQCTYKEELRTRQKYWCRESGLILSRCSGTVYAREDGEETMEGRVSIRDSPQTLTLHVTLRKLTLKDTGKYFCGVSKLGLDDSFLVSLLVFPGTSPHEATSPHAGTSHPSTQLDTTSAKDTQLSPSSSSSVSRVSIPMIRILAPVLVLLALLLAAGLIALGSYLLRWRKEAQLAAKTQRNEKVHLSHLTSEENEAPSQDPEEDMITGPPLHMSGEELSFSKFISV; from the exons ATGTGGCCCCTGgtcctgctgtggggctgccTCTTGCTCCCAG GTTATGCAGCCATGGTGGGCCCTAAGGAGATCAGTGGGTTTGAAGGTGACACGGTGTCCCTGCAGTGCACCTACAAGGAGGAGCTGAGGACACGTCAGAAATACTGGTGCAGGGAGAGTGGGCTCATCCTGTCCCGCTGCTCGGGCACTGTCTATGCGAGAGAAGATGGCGAGGAGACGATGGAGGGCAGGGTGTCCATCCGCGACAGCCCCCAGACGCTCACACTGCACGTGACCCTGAGGAAGCTGACCCTGAAGGACACCGGGAAGTACTTCTGTGGGGTCTCCAAACTGGGCCTAGATGACTCTTTCCTGGTCTCTCTGCTTGTCTTTCCAG GGACCTCTCCTCATGAAGCAACCTCTCCTCATGCAGGGACCTCCCACCCATCCACACAGCTGGACACCACCTCCGCGAAGGACACCCAGCTgtcccccagcagcagcagctccgtGTCCAG GGTCTCCATCCCAATGATCCGCATCTTGGCCCCGGTCCTGGTGCTGCTGGCCCTCCTCCTGGCCGCAGGCCTGATTGCCCTCGGCAGCTATCTGCTCCGctggaggaaggaag CTCAACTGGCCGCAAAGACACAGAGGAACGAGAAGGTCCACCTCTCACACTTG ACTTCAGAGGAAAATGAAGCCCCTTCCCAGGACCCGGAGGAGGACATGATCACAGGGCCTCCCCTCCACATGTCTGGGGAGGAGCTCAGCTTCTCAAAGTTCATCTCAGTCTAG
- the CD300LG gene encoding CMRF35-like molecule 9 isoform X6 yields the protein MWPLVLLWGCLLLPGYAAMVGPKEISGFEGDTVSLQCTYKEELRTRQKYWCRESGLILSRCSGTVYAREDGEETMEGRVSIRDSPQTLTLHVTLRKLTLKDTGKYFCGVSKLGLDDSFLVSLLVFPDGGSRLQRGNDLPEVSWQEVMQPGFKSRSLLSSFPHSLLPASYYKEPPAQGKSLANSAPSIKDLPPIHTAGHHLREGHPAVPQQQQLRVQGLHPNDPHLGPGPGAAGPPPGRRPDCPRQLSAPLEEGSSTGRKDTEEREGPPLTLAAGVHGDQARRAPWASRQPQPLHRNPVPQPDFRGK from the exons ATGTGGCCCCTGgtcctgctgtggggctgccTCTTGCTCCCAG GTTATGCAGCCATGGTGGGCCCTAAGGAGATCAGTGGGTTTGAAGGTGACACGGTGTCCCTGCAGTGCACCTACAAGGAGGAGCTGAGGACACGTCAGAAATACTGGTGCAGGGAGAGTGGGCTCATCCTGTCCCGCTGCTCGGGCACTGTCTATGCGAGAGAAGATGGCGAGGAGACGATGGAGGGCAGGGTGTCCATCCGCGACAGCCCCCAGACGCTCACACTGCACGTGACCCTGAGGAAGCTGACCCTGAAGGACACCGGGAAGTACTTCTGTGGGGTCTCCAAACTGGGCCTAGATGACTCTTTCCTGGTCTCTCTGCTTGTCTTTCCAG ATGGGGGCTCGAGGCTCCAGAGAGGAAATGATCTGCCTGAGGTCTCATGGCAGGAAGTGAtgcagccaggattcaaatccag GTCCCTGctgtcctccttcccccactccctccttccaGCCTCTTACTACAAGGAGCCTCCAGCCCAGGGCAAAAGCTTGGCAAACTCAGCCCCCAGCATTAA GGACCTCCCACCCATCCACACAGCTGGACACCACCTCCGCGAAGGACACCCAGCTgtcccccagcagcagcagctccgtGTCCAG GGTCTCCATCCCAATGATCCGCATCTTGGCCCCGGTCCTGGTGCTGCTGGCCCTCCTCCTGGCCGCAGGCCTGATTGCCCTCGGCAGCTATCTGCTCCGctggaggaaggaag CTCAACTGGCCGCAAAGACACAGAGGAACGAGAAGGTCCACCTCTCACACTTG CCGCTGGAGTACACGGTGATCAAGCTCGCAGGGCCCCCTGGGCCTCacgccagccccagcccctgcacaGAAACCCAGTGCCTCAGCCAG ACTTCAGAGGAAAATGA